Proteins found in one Sorghum bicolor cultivar BTx623 chromosome 1, Sorghum_bicolor_NCBIv3, whole genome shotgun sequence genomic segment:
- the LOC8056870 gene encoding probable inactive receptor kinase At1g48480 has protein sequence MAAMPAPAAGLAILVLFAAALPALYADDLNSDAQALQALRSAVGRSALPSWNSTTPTCQWQGVTCESGRVVELRLPGAGLMGTLPSEVLGNLSALRTLSLRYNALTGPIPDDVSRLSELRAIYFQHNSFSGDVPASLFELKNLVRLDIAGNKFTGEISPDFNKLIRLGTLYLDGNSFTGEIPKLQLPALEQFNVSYNQLNGSIPSTLRKMPKDSFLGNTGLCGGPLGLCPGETAPTPAGSPESQPGAGGAADVGGGKKKKLSGGAIAGIAIGSVFGVLLLLALLFFLCRKRSSAPRSAATVEKGRELGMEPMDVEPKGQNGSAAGAGGHNGAAAAVAAPTAAAAAAATAAAAKTGGSTGSKKLIFFGPMAAAPPFDLEDLLRASAEVLGKGAFGTAYKAVMENGSAVAVKRLKDVDLPEPEFRERIAAIGAVQHELVVPLRAYYFSKDEKLLVYDYMSMGSLSALLHGNRASGRTPLDWETRSAIALAAARGVAHIHSTGPTASHGNIKSSNVLLTKNYEARVSDHGLPTLVGPSFSPTRVSGYRAPEVTDIRRVSQKADVYSFGVLLLELLTGKAPTHAVVNEEGLDLPRWVQSVVREEWTAEVFDQELLRYQNVEEEMVQLLQLAIDCSAQHPDRRPAMSEVATRIDDIRRSSLGGGDRQAADSAEGDEPSL, from the exons ATGGCCGCAATGCCGGCGCCGGCAGCGGGCTTGGCCATCCTGGTGCTCTTCGCCGCCGCCCTGCCGGCTCTTTACGCCGATGACCTCAACAGCGACGCGCAGGCGCTGCAGGCGCTGCGCTCGGCGGTCGGCCGCTCGGCGCTGCCGTCGTGGAACAGTACCACGCCTACGTGCCAGTGGCAGGGCGTCACCTGTGAGAGCGGCCGCGTCGTGGAGCTCCGCCTCCCCGGCGCCGGGCTCATGGGCACCCTCCCCTCGGAGGTGCTGGGCAACCTGTCGGCGCTCCGCACGCTCTCCCTCCGGTACAACGCGCTCACGGGGCCCATCCCCGACGACGTCTCCCGCCTGTCCGAGCTCCGGGCGATCTACTTCCAGCACAACAGCTTCTCTGGCGACGTCCCGGCGTCTCTGTTCGAGCTCAAGAACCTCGTGAGGCTGGACATCGCGGGGAACAAGTTCACCGGCGAGATCTCGCCGGACTTCAACAAGCTGATCCGCCTCGGGACGCTGTACCTCGACGGGAACAGCTTCACCGGCGAGATCCCCAAGCTGCAGCTGCCTGCATTGGAGCAGTTCAACGTGTCGTACAACCAGCTCAACGGGTCCATCCCCAGCACGCTCCGGAAGATGCCGAAAGACTCCTTCCTGGGCAACACGGGCCTCTGCGGGGGTCCACTCGGCCTGTGCCCCGGCGAGACCGCGCCCACGCCGGCCGGATCGCCGGAGTCGCAGCCGGGAGCGGGCGGCGCCGCCGACGTCGGTGGCggcaagaagaagaagctctCCGGCGGCGCCATCGCTGGCATTGCCATCGGCTCCGTGTTCGGCGTGCTGCTCTTGCTCGCCCTGCTTTTCTTCCTCTGCCGGAAGAGGTCCAGCGCGCCCCGGTCGGCGGCGACGGTGGAGAAGGGGCGGGAACTCGGCATGGAGCCGATGGATGTCGAGCCAAAGGGGCAGAACGGCTCAGCAGCTGGCGCAGGCGGCCACAACGGCGCTGCGGCGGCCGTGGCAGCtccgaccgccgccgccgccgctgcggcTACTGCAGCGGCAGCGAAGACCGGCGGGTCGACCgggtcgaagaagctcatctTCTTCGGGCCCATGGCCGCGGCCCCGCCGTTCGACCTGGAGGACCTGCTGCGCGCGTCGGCGGAGGTGCTGGGCAAGGGCGCGTTCGGGACGGCGTACAAGGCGGTGATGGAGAACGGGTCCGCCGTGGCGGTGAAGCGCCTCAAGGACGTGGACCTCCCGGAGCCGGAGTTCCGGGAGCGCATCGCGGCCATCGGCGCCGTGCAGCACGAGCTGGTGGTGCCCCTCCGCGCCTACTACTTCAGCAAGGACGAGAAGCTCCTCGTCTACGACTACATGTCCATGGGCAGCCTCTCCGCCCTGCTGCacg GTAACCGTGCCTCCGGCCGGACGCCGCTGGACTGGGAGACGCGGTCGGCGATCGcgctggcggcggcgcgcggcgtGGCGCACATCCACTCGACGGGGCCCACGGCGTCGCACGGCAACATCAAGTCCTCCAACGTCCTGCTCACCAAGAACTACGAGGCGCGCGTGTCGGACCACGGCCTCCCCACGCTCGTCGGCCCTTCCTTCTCGCCCACACGGGTGTCCGGCTACCGCGCACCGGAGGTCACCGACATCCGCCGCGTCTCGCAGAAGGCCGACGTCTACAGCTTCGGCGTCCTCCTGCTGGAGCTGCTCACGGGGAAGGCGCCCACCCACGCCGTCGTCAACGAGGAAGGCCTCGACCTGCCGCGCTGGGTGCAGTCCGTCGTGCGGGAGGAGTGGACCGCCGAGGTGTTCGACCAGGAGCTCCTCAGGTACCAGAACGtcgaggaggagatggtgcagCTCCTCCAGCTCGCCATCGACTGCTCAGCGCAGCACCCCGACAGGAGGCCCGCCATGTCCGAGGTGGCCACGCGGATCGACGACATCCGCCGCTCCAgcctcggcggcggcgaccgGCAGGCCGCCGACAGCGCCGAAGGCGACGAGCCATCTCTATAA
- the LOC8085280 gene encoding uncharacterized protein LOC8085280 produces the protein MSATALFLPANPNSTPSPAGTLRLRQPAPASTSGKLHFPLRLPRHARARTYRPAAFGRGSPVAGRREKDHYATLNIRRDATLQEIKAAYRILARKYHPDMNKSPEAEEKFKEISAAYEVLSDQDKRSLYDRFGEEGLSGDYRDGDIGTHGIDPYELFNAFFGGSDNLFGDSMGPGGFRYSAEAKGSRALNISYNLLLSFEESILGGKREINVFRHETCGTCHGTGAKCSNDITECTRCRGQGRLMKTQRTPFGIVSQISSCLNCEGSGKVITEHCTECYGSGRVQVERIIKVDIPGGIDEGSTIRISGGGNVDKQRGASGDLYIFVRINEKQGIHRDGLNLYSDVSVDYTDVILGTTVKVETIEGLKDLHIPPGTQPGENLKFSQLGVPDIKKPNVRGDHYFMIKVKIPKSISGHERLLVEELAALKKAQNISVQETTKIENFRERNHHPSAKRRSFLGSIWNLFRDDNGHQRFASISVQPIIPGLNSGRGTDTAFPLLLKGLLMTAAFLFLVSRTSKLRYIRKRVDRATQAKIPAEPDSRPIQAQQQKDSHCAMSFRPPPHPYHRNPRRVRFACYLLVLTFALLVVSTAAKSSRRPISDNEIRQKKEACYTDVENGLWGWVCRSSPTEKENCVLRCLSPECYDLIYGGDPLEEGELDYVRGQEYKYCMHKSSLGESLDGVKGSFSYS, from the exons ATGTCGGCCACCGCGCTCTTCCTGCCCGCAAACCCAAACTCCACGCCTAGTCCCGCTGGCACTCTCCGTCTCCGGCAACCTGCGCCGGCTTCCACCTCCGGAAAGCTCCACTTCCCGCTCCGCCTCCCCCGCCATGCCCGCGCTAGGACCTATCGCCCCGCCGCGTTCGGGAGGGGATCGCCTGTGGCCGGGCGTAGAGAGAAGGATCACTACGCCACGCTGAACATCCGCCGCGACGCCACGCTCCAGGAGATCAAGGCTGCCTACCGGATTCTCGCCCGCAAG TACCATCCTGATATGAATAAGAGTCCTGAAGCCGAAGAAAAGTTCAAGGAGATCAGTGCTGCATATGAG GTTCTATCTGATCAAGATAAAAGATCTTTATATGACCGCTTTGGAGAAGAGGGGCTCAGTGGTGATTACAGAGATGGAGATATTGGCACACATGGG ATTGATCCATATGAACTCTTCAATGCATTCTTTGGTGGTTCTGACAACCTTTTTGGGGATAGTATGGGCCCTGGGGGATTTCGTTATAGTGCAGAAGCAAAGGGCAGTAGGGCACTTAATATCAG CTATAATCTGCTCCTTTCTTTTGAAGAATCCATCCTAGGAGGCAAACGTGAAATCAATGTTTTTCGCCATGAAACATGTGGCACCTGCCATGGAACTGGAGCTAAATGTAGCAATGACATTACAGAATGCACCCGATGCAGAGGTCAAGGCAGGTTGATGAAAACTCAAAGGACACCTTTTGGTATAGTTTCTCAG ATTTCTTCATGCTTAAATTGTGAAGGCAGCGGGAAGGTAATCACTGAACATTGCACAGAATGTTACGGTTCGGGCAGAGTCCAAGTTGAACGCATTATCAAAGTAGATATACCTGGGGGTATTGATGAGGGCTCCACCATTCGAATCAGTGGTGGAGGTAATGTTGATAAGCAAAG GGGTGCAAGTGGTGACCTGTATATATTTGTTCGCATTAATGAAAAACAAGGCATCCACAGAGATGGTCTCAATTTGTACTCAGATGTTTCAGTTGATTATACTGATGTGATTTTAGGAACCACAGTGAAG GTTGAAACAATAGAAGGACTCAAGGATCTTCACATTCCTCCTGGCACTCAACCtggagagaacttaaaattttctCAACTGGGAGTTCCGGACATTAAGAAGCCTAATGTCAGAGGAGATCACTACTTCATGATAAAGGTGAAGATCCCGAAGAGTATCAG TGGCCATGAACGTTTGCTAGTTGAAGAGCTTGCCGCACTAAAGAAAGCTCAGAATATCTCAGTTCAAG AAACtacaaaaatagaaaattttCGGGAGAGAAACCATCATCCATCTGCAAAGAGAAGATCATTCTTGGGATCTATCTGGAATTTGTTCAG GGATGATAATGGCCATCAGAGATTTGCTTCAATCAGTGTGCAACCTATTATCCCAGGATTGAATTCTGGCCGAGGAACTGATACTGCTTTTCCCTTGCTGTTAAAAGGACTCCTCATGACCGCAGCATTCTTATTTTTAGTCAGCAGAACCAGTAAACTCAGGTACATTCGGAAGCGCGTTGACCGTGCAACTCAAGCCAAAATACCTGCAGAGCCAGA TTCCAGACCGATACAGGCGCAGCAGCAGAAG GATTCACACTGCGCCATGTCTTTCCGGCCGCCGCCGCATCCGTACCACCGGAATCCACGGCGAGTCCGCTTCGCCTGCTATCTCCTCGTACTCACCTTCGCTCTCCTCGTCGTCTCCACCGCCGCCAAGTCCTCCCGCCGCCCCATCTCC GACAACGAGATCCGGCAGAAGAAGGAGGCCTGCTACACCGACGTCGAGAA CGGGCTGTGGGGGTGGGTGTGCAGGTCCTCGCCGACGGAGAAGGAGAACTGCGTGCTGCGCTGCCTCTCGCCGGAGTGCTACGACCTCATATACGGCGGCGATCCA CTTGAGGAAGGGGAGTTGGACTATGTTCGAGGCCAGGAGTACAAGTACTGTATGCACAA aTCATCCCTTGGAGAAAGCTTGGATGGTGTGAAGGGATCCTTCAGCTACTCATGA
- the LOC8085281 gene encoding peroxygenase, which yields MSLCVQLVSSLPARSPRLAAVLHLRRSCEFIPRVSMSSYSPPPPPDQSLDTEAPNAPVTRERRLNPDLQEQLPKPYLARALEAVDPSHPQGTKGRDPRGMSVLQQHAAFFDRNGDGVIYPWETFQGLRAIGCGFPLSFVGSILINLFLSYPTQPGWLPSPLLSIHINNIHKGKHGSDSETYDTEGRFDPSKFDAIFSKYGRTHPNALTRDELGSMLQGNRNTYDFPGWLAAAGEWLLLYSLAKDKDGLLQRETVRGLFDGSLFERLQDNKKKSS from the exons ATGAGTCTGTGTGTGCAACTCGTTTCGAGCCTGCCCGCCCGGAGCCCCCGTCTCGCCGCCGTTCTCCACCTCCGAAG ATCCTGCGAGTTCATCCCGCGAGTCAGCATGTCGTCGtactccccgccgccgccgccggaccaGTCCCTGGACACGGAGGCACCCAACGCGCCGGTCACCAGGGAGAGGAGGCTCAACCCCGATCTGCAGGAGCAGCTTCCCAAGCCAT ATCTCGCGAGAGCTCTGGAGGCGGTGGACCCGAGCCACCCGCAGGGGACCAAGGGGCGCGACCCCCGCGGCATGAGCGTGCTTCAGCAGCACGCCGCCTTCTTCGACCGCAACGGCGACGGCGTCATCTACCCATGGGAGACGTTTCAAG GCCTGCGAGCAATAGGATGTGGATTCCCCCTATCATTCGTGGGCTCGATACTGATCAACCTCTTCCTGAGTTATCCCACTCAGCCG GGATGGTTACCTTCTCCTTTGCTGTCCATCCATATAAACAACATCCACAAGGGTAAGCACGGGAGTGATTCTGAAACATATGACACTGAAGGGAG GTTTGATCCATCAAAGTTCGATGCTATATTTAGTAAGTATGGTCGAACTCATCCTAATGCTTTGACAAGAGACGAGTTGGGCTCAATGCTTCAAGGAAACCGCAATACGTATGATTTCCCTGGCTG GCTGGCCGCTGCCGGTGAATGGCTCTTACTCTACAGCTTGGCAAAAGACAAGGATGGCCTGTTGCAGCGTGAAACTGTCCGTGGTCTATTTGATGGGAGCCTATTTGAGCGACTGCAAGACAACAAAAAGAAATCGTCCTGA